The sequence GCGGCCGTAGGCGAGCGTCTGGTCCGCGCTGATGATGGCGCGCGTGTCCTTGTCCTTGGCCACGGCCTCCGTCACGCGGCGGGACAGGTCCGCCTCCGTCACCTCCGCGCCGTCGAAGTAGAGCTTGCCCTCCTTGTCGAGGACGACGTTCACCAGGCCCTGCACCGTCTCACCGCCGTTGGCGGCGCGGGGCAGGTCCACCTCCACCGTCTCGCGGACGATGAAGTTCGCGGTGACCATGAAGATGATGAGCAGCACCAGCACCACGTCCACCAGCGGGGTGACGTTGATGCCTGAGATTTCCTCGTCGCTGTCGTTCGCGCCGCCGGCCATGGGCTAGTTGCCTCCCGCGGCGCCCGGCTTGCGCGCCTTCATGGCGCCCACGAGCGCGTGGCCCAGGGCGGTGGTGCGGCTGGTGAGCGTCTTCAACTGGCGGTTGAAGATGTTGAAGGCGACGACGGCGGGGATGGCGACGGCGAGGCCCACGGCCGTGGCGACGAGCGCCTCCGAGATGCCGGCCATCACCGTCTGCTGCATGGCGCCGCCCTTGGCGTTCATGGCGCCCAGGTCGTTGAAGGCCTTGATGATGCCGAGCACCGTGCCGAACAGGCCGATGAACGGGGCGTTGTTGCCCAGCGTGCCCAGGATGGACAGGCCGCGCTCGTACTGGGGGCGCTCGCGGGCGACGGTGGACGCGATGACCTGCTCCACGGTGTCGGGGCCCTGCTGCGCGGAGGCCAGGGCCTCGCGGATGACGGAGGCCTCCATGCCCTTCTGGTTCTTCACCTCACCGGCCACGGCGTCGAACTCGCCGCGCGCCAGCCGCACCGCCAGCGCCTCCGAGTTGGGCAGCCGGTGGCGCGAGAAGTAGACCGCGCGCTCCAGCATCACCGCGATGGAGAGGATGGAGAGGATGACGAGCAGCCAGAGCACCCACTCGGCGCTGCCCAGCGTCACCCCGAGCAGCTTGCTGCTCAACCATCCGAGTTCGGGTTGGGCCGCCTGGGCCAGGAGGAAGAAGGACGTCATGTGGGAAATGCCCGGTTCAAGAGTGGGACCGCGTCAACGCGCGGCGCAGTCTCTTGTTCCCCCCGACTCAAAAGTCAAATGGAACGGTCGGAGTTCACCTGGGTGTCGCGCGCTGGTGGACGGGCATGGCGTCGGGAGGGCGCGGATGTCGGATGGCGGGCACCGCATGCGGCGGCGGGGCGGGCGCTGGAGCGCCTGCCCCGTGTCGCGGATTCTCAGGGCCTGCGAGCCGGGCTGCTCGTCTGAGCGGGGTCGCGCTCCACGACGGGACCGATGATGGCGTCGATGCGGCGCATCAGCTCCGCGTCGAGCTTCACGCCCGTGGCCTTCACGTTGTCGAGCACCTGCTCCGGCTTGGAGGCGCCGATGATGGCGGAGGCGACGCTCTTGTTCTGGAGGACCCACGCGACGGACAGCTGCGCGAGCGACAGGCCGGCCTCCTGGGCCAGCGGCTTGAGCTGCTGGACGCGGGTGAGCACGTCGTCGGTCATGAAGTTGGTCATGAACTGCGCGCCCTGCTGATTGGCGGCGCGGGTGTCCGGGGGCGGCGCCTTGCCGGGGAGGTACTTGCCGGTGAGCACGCCCTTGGCGAGCGGGGACCAGACAATCTGGCCCAGACCTTCCGCGTCGGAGGTGGGGATGACCTTGGACTCGATGACCCGCCAGAGCATGGAGTACTGGGGCTGGTTGGAGATGAAGGGCACGCGCAGCTCGCGGGCGAGCTTCGCGCCGGCGGAGATCTGCTCGGCGGTCCATTCCGAGACGCCGATGTAGAGGGCCTTGCCCTGGCGGACGATGTCCGCGAACGCGAGCATGGTCTCCTCCAGGGGCGTCTCCGCGTCGAAGCGGTGGGCCTGGTAGAGGTCCACGTAGTCCGTCTGGAGGCGGCGCAGGGAGCCGTGGATGGACTCGATGATGTGCTTGCGCGACAGGCCGCGGTCGTTCTGGCCGGGGCCGGTGGGCCAGTAGACCTTGGTGAACAGCTCGTAGCCTTCGCGGCGCTGGCCCTTGAGGGCGCGGCCGAGGACGGACTCGGCCTTGGTGCCGGCGTAGACGTCGGCGGTGTCGAAGGTGGTGATGCCGGTGTCGAGCGCGGCCTTCACGCAAGCGACGGCGGCGTCCTCCTCCACCTGGGAGCCATGCGTGAGCCAGTTGCCGTAGGAAATCTCGCTGACCTTCAGACCGCTGCGGCCAAGGAATCGGAAGTTCATAGGGGGCGGCACAGTAATCGCCGGCTGTTGGGGTCGCCCGGGGATTCGCGGTTTCTCGGCGGCTGGAGTCGGACGGACGACCGTCCGCGGCGGGATTCGACCGTTCCCGGGCGTCGCTTGTGAACGGTGGGCCGGGTGTCCGACACTGCCTTCCACGCATGGCCGCCAGTGACGAACGCCGCTTCCAGTCCCTCGTGCTCGCGCCCATCCGGCGCGTGCAGCGGCGGCTCAACGTCGTGGCCTGGACTGGCGCGGGACTGGCTCCTGTCTGGGCCACCGCCACCGCGTGCGTGCTGTGCCGGCTCCTGCTGCGCGACCTGGCTGTCTGGGCTGTGCCTCCGCTCGTCATCGCGGGCCTGGCGTGGTGGTTCGTTCGTGCCCGTTCGCGGGGCGTGTCGCTGGAGTACGCGGCGGTGCTCGCGGACCGTTCCGCGAATGCCGGGGGCCTGCTGCTCACGCGGCTGGAGCGCCCTGTCGGCGAGTGGGAGCTGAGCCTCAACCAGTTCGCCCGGCAGGTGAAGCCTCCGGAGGTTCCCTGGCGCCGGCCCGTGGGCGCGCTGCTGGGGGCGCTCGTGTTCCTCGCCGTGGGGTTCCTCGTTCCGCTTCCGGCGTTGCGCACGTCGAACATCAACGCCGCCGCCGCGACCCAGGTTGCCGCCGTGCAGGCGCAGGCCGAGGCCCTGGCTCGCGAGGAGCCCCTGGGCCCTGACGTCGAGGAGGAGTTGCGCCGGCTGTCGGAGGAGGTCGCGCAGGGCCGCTTCGACTCCGCGGACTGGGAGGCCGCCGATGCTTTGGAGCAGCGGCTCGCCGAACGCGCCTCCGAGGCCGCCGCCGAGCTCAACCGCGCTTCCGAGGCCGCCGCGGAGCTGGAGGATGCGCTCGCCGCCGCCGGGAGTGCCGAGTCCGCCACCCGTGAGCGTGAGTCGCTGGAGCAGGCCCTGATGGCGCTGGATGCTCGCGCCAGTGGGAGCGCGGAGGACTCCGCCGCCGGGGAGCAGGAAGGCCCCGCGTCCGAACGGAACTCGCAGGGCCAGGGCGCCGGTGAACAGGACGGCGAGCAGCAGGGCGGCGACAAGCAGGGCTCGCAGGGACAAGGCGCGGACGGACAGAACGGTGGCGACAAGCAGGGCTCTGGCGCTCAGTCGCGCGAGGCCCAGGCCCGTGCTTCCGCTCGTGCTCAAGCCTCCGGCTCGCCGGATCAGATCGCCGACCTGCGCCGCACGCTGGAGCGCCGGCAGCAATCGCTGGCCCAGCGCTTCGGTGAGGAAAACGCGTCGCGCGGGAACCGGGGCGCCCAGGCCCGGCGTCCCACCCAGCGCCAGCAGTCCGGACGGGGACAGGGGCAGGGGCAGCGAGGCCAGCAGGGACAGGGACAAGGCCAGGATGGGCAGGGCGAAGGTGGAGAGGGCGACGGCGAGGGCCAGCAGGGCAGCAGTCAGCACGCGAGCCGGAACACCCGACAGGGTGAGGGCGCGGGCGTGGGCCGGGGCGGGGAGAGCCAGCCGCTCGTCTTCGGCGGTGAGGCGGAGATGGATCCGGAGCGGCTCGCCTTCCAGCCGCTGCCGGAGGGGAATGGCGGTGAGGCGGAGGAGCTGTGGGGCCTTCGCGCCGCGGATCCGCAGGCCCGTACGGGGCAGGCGGGGCCGTCCAGCGCGAAGGGCACGGGCGCGCAGGGCGATGCGACGGCGGGACCGACCTCCGGTCCGCTGCTGCCTCGCAACCGCGACCTGGTGAAGCGGTACTTCGGTGGTCCGTAGTCCAGAAGGGGGAACGACGTGGCAGCGGAGCTTTTGAGTCCCGCCGAGGCACAGGGCGCGGCGGACGTGGCCTCCCGGCTCAAGGCCGGGCTCAACCAGGTGATGCTCGACCAGGAGACGGTCGTCGAGCAGGTCGTGACGGCGGTGCTCGCCCGGGGCCACGTGCTCCTGGAGGGCCTGCCCGGCCTGGGCAAGACGGAGCTGTGCAAGGCCCTGGCGCGGCTGTTGTCGCTGCCCTTCCGCCGCATCCAGTTCACCCCCGACCTGCTGCCCGGCGACATCACCGGCACCTACGTGCTGGAGGGCGAAGCGCGCCGCGACTTCGTCTTCCGCGAGGGCCCCCTCTTCGCGAGCCTCGTCCTCGCGGATGAGATCAACCGCTCCAGCCCGAAGACGCAGTCCGCGCTGCTGGAGGCGATGCAGGAGCGCTCGGTGACGGTGCTGGGGCAGACGCGGCCCCTGCCCGATCCGTTCTTCGTGCTCGCCACGCAGAACCCCATCGAGCTCGAAGGCACGTATCCGCTGCCTGAGGCGCAGCTGGACCGCTTCCTCTTCCGCATCCTCGTGCCGCCCGTCGGCTCGAAGACGTTGCGCACGCTGCTCACCACGCGCGTGCGCGGCGCGCCTCCCGCGCTGGAGCCGGTGCTGGATGCGCAGGGACTGGCGCGCCTGTTCTCCGCCGTGGACCGCGTGCACCTGCCCGGCCCGGTGGCGGACTTCATCGGCCGGCTGGTGGAGGCGTCCGACCCGCGCCAGGCCTCCGCCCCCGAGCCCGTGCGCCGCTTCGTGCGCTTCGGCGCGAGCCCCCGCGCCGCGCTGGCCCTGGCCGCCGCGGGCCGAGCGCGCGCGCTGCTCGATGGCCGCCCCAACGTGGGCTTCGACGACGTGGTGGCCGCCGCGCCCGCTGCCCTCAACCACCGCCTGGTGCTGGCCTACGAGGCGTCGTTGGAGAAGGTGTCCGCGCCGGACGTGGTGCGCGAGCTGCTCAAGGCCACGCCCGAGGTGCCCCGTGGTTAGCCGCGTGTCCCTGGCCGGCGCCGTGCTGCTCGGAGCCCTGCTCTGGACGGGCCTG comes from Corallococcus macrosporus and encodes:
- a CDS encoding aldo/keto reductase family protein, producing the protein MNFRFLGRSGLKVSEISYGNWLTHGSQVEEDAAVACVKAALDTGITTFDTADVYAGTKAESVLGRALKGQRREGYELFTKVYWPTGPGQNDRGLSRKHIIESIHGSLRRLQTDYVDLYQAHRFDAETPLEETMLAFADIVRQGKALYIGVSEWTAEQISAGAKLARELRVPFISNQPQYSMLWRVIESKVIPTSDAEGLGQIVWSPLAKGVLTGKYLPGKAPPPDTRAANQQGAQFMTNFMTDDVLTRVQQLKPLAQEAGLSLAQLSVAWVLQNKSVASAIIGASKPEQVLDNVKATGVKLDAELMRRIDAIIGPVVERDPAQTSSPARRP
- a CDS encoding MotA/TolQ/ExbB proton channel family protein yields the protein MTSFFLLAQAAQPELGWLSSKLLGVTLGSAEWVLWLLVILSILSIAVMLERAVYFSRHRLPNSEALAVRLARGEFDAVAGEVKNQKGMEASVIREALASAQQGPDTVEQVIASTVARERPQYERGLSILGTLGNNAPFIGLFGTVLGIIKAFNDLGAMNAKGGAMQQTVMAGISEALVATAVGLAVAIPAVVAFNIFNRQLKTLTSRTTALGHALVGAMKARKPGAAGGN
- a CDS encoding AAA family ATPase, with protein sequence MAAELLSPAEAQGAADVASRLKAGLNQVMLDQETVVEQVVTAVLARGHVLLEGLPGLGKTELCKALARLLSLPFRRIQFTPDLLPGDITGTYVLEGEARRDFVFREGPLFASLVLADEINRSSPKTQSALLEAMQERSVTVLGQTRPLPDPFFVLATQNPIELEGTYPLPEAQLDRFLFRILVPPVGSKTLRTLLTTRVRGAPPALEPVLDAQGLARLFSAVDRVHLPGPVADFIGRLVEASDPRQASAPEPVRRFVRFGASPRAALALAAAGRARALLDGRPNVGFDDVVAAAPAALNHRLVLAYEASLEKVSAPDVVRELLKATPEVPRG
- a CDS encoding ExbD/TolR family protein, yielding MAGGANDSDEEISGINVTPLVDVVLVLLIIFMVTANFIVRETVEVDLPRAANGGETVQGLVNVVLDKEGKLYFDGAEVTEADLSRRVTEAVAKDKDTRAIISADQTLAYGRVMRLIDVVKGQGIAKFALNIEKDAAPARAAPASP